In Streptomyces alboniger, the following are encoded in one genomic region:
- the lxmK gene encoding class V lanthionine synthetase subunit LxmK codes for MCQTAFRAPSKGLPAAGNSTSVRRDPESAIRASEHFRGAVQQPLVAQAHTGDAVLSHDTVDIHSIPRQQVVSPHLSAVPEVARVLRRLGLGCLPAGAVESFAGRNDNWAGTTSTGAAVFVKQVADRDPARPGFHRAVSFERFIARTPVPGLLAPRCVGWDEPSGLQVFAWLRGTRSGAELIADRAFAEVHAHQVGRAIGALHGAGFDERDGIDRTPPPLPSVELLRALPLRHFLEATAAELAFWQLLQPDRQLVDALAALREAEAAAEPRPVHGDLRLDQLLVDGDAVFVTDWEEFRLGDPARDVGGFVGDWLSYAVRGITAVDDADTTALSDHDIIARGTAELTRVRPLLRSFWAGYRQARPVRDPQLESRATAFAGWHMFDRLLATSQRSPRLSAVQRAGAGVGRNAVLAPQRFAGVLGLDVTV; via the coding sequence GTGTGTCAAACCGCCTTTCGAGCACCATCGAAAGGCTTGCCCGCCGCAGGGAACTCAACAAGCGTAAGACGCGACCCAGAGAGCGCGATCCGTGCCTCTGAACACTTTCGGGGTGCGGTGCAACAACCATTGGTCGCGCAAGCGCATACGGGGGATGCAGTGCTGTCACACGACACCGTCGACATCCATTCGATACCTCGGCAACAAGTGGTCTCCCCACACCTGTCCGCTGTTCCCGAGGTGGCCAGGGTCCTGCGGCGACTAGGCCTGGGGTGCTTGCCGGCCGGGGCGGTGGAGTCCTTTGCCGGCCGCAACGACAACTGGGCGGGCACCACGTCGACCGGTGCGGCGGTCTTTGTGAAGCAGGTGGCCGATCGCGATCCGGCGCGTCCGGGATTCCACCGCGCGGTGAGCTTCGAGAGATTCATCGCGCGTACGCCGGTACCCGGTCTGCTCGCCCCTCGCTGCGTCGGCTGGGACGAGCCATCCGGCCTGCAGGTCTTCGCATGGCTGAGGGGCACGCGGTCGGGGGCCGAACTGATCGCCGACCGCGCCTTCGCAGAAGTCCACGCGCATCAGGTCGGCCGCGCGATCGGCGCCCTGCACGGCGCGGGGTTCGACGAGCGGGACGGTATCGACCGAACGCCACCGCCCTTGCCGTCGGTCGAGCTGCTGAGGGCCCTGCCGCTGCGGCACTTCCTCGAAGCGACGGCGGCCGAGCTGGCGTTCTGGCAGCTGCTCCAGCCCGACCGGCAGCTCGTGGACGCGCTGGCCGCGCTGCGCGAGGCCGAAGCGGCGGCGGAGCCCCGGCCGGTGCACGGGGACCTCAGGCTGGATCAGCTCCTCGTCGACGGGGACGCGGTGTTCGTCACCGACTGGGAGGAGTTCCGCCTCGGAGACCCGGCTCGCGACGTGGGCGGCTTCGTCGGTGACTGGCTGTCCTACGCGGTGCGGGGCATCACCGCCGTCGACGATGCGGACACCACCGCCCTCTCGGACCACGACATCATCGCCCGCGGCACCGCGGAACTGACCCGGGTACGCCCCCTGCTGCGGTCCTTCTGGGCCGGATACCGGCAAGCGCGTCCGGTCCGCGATCCGCAGCTGGAGTCGCGTGCCACGGCTTTCGCCGGCTGGCACATGTTCGACCGGCTGCTGGCCACCTCTCAGCGCAGTCCCCGGTTGTCCGCCGTGCAGCGGGCGGGAGCCGGGGTCGGCCGGAACGCGGTCCTCGCGCCACAGCGCTTTGCCGGCGTGCTCGGGCTGGACGTGACCGTATGA